TCTGTATCTTGAATGGAGGGACATTCTACATAAATTTCAGATAGATTTCTCTTACCTTGTGCTCCTGTAACATTCTCCACACTGTCATTCGGGGATGGAGAATGTGCTTTAGGAGTTGATGGAGGAATAAGAGAATCATTGTTCTTGGTTGTGGATGCTGGGGATGATCAGGGAGTAAGGTCACATTTGTTTCTACCTTCTTTTCCTCCCAGGTCACATTTGTTTCTACCTTCTTTTCCTCCCAATGTCTGGCTGCTTCATGGAAAGATGTATCTTCGAAAGAAGATTCTTGAGTCTTGAACTTTTGATCATGGGCGTGTAAAGATTCAATTAGCTCTGTCACGGTGAACTTTGATAGATCCCTTGATTCTTTAATAATAGTGACAATCATGTCGAATTTTTTTGTCAAAGTTGTGAGAGTTTTCTGCACAATCCTCGTTTCAGAGACTTCTTCACCATATATTTTCATTTGGTTAATTGTCTCCATTACTCTCCAAGTGTAGGTTGTTATGTCTTTATTCTCCcccattttcaaattttcaaaatgttttCTTAAGGCATTAAGACGTAATGCCCTTATCCTTTCATCACCATAGAATTCTTTTTGGAGTATACCTCATGCTTCTTTTGCGGTAGAAGCCCACATTATTTTTGGACAAATGATCTCTGAAACAGTATTAAAGATGAAACACAGGGCTTTGGCGTCATTTATTTCatcctcttttattttctttaaggtTGCTTCGGTGGTTGGAACACCTTCTTGTTGTTTTTGGAGACTATTTTCCACTATCTCCCATAGTGCATTTGCTCTTAAAAAGAGCTTCATTTTAATGCACCAATGGTTATAATTTTCTCCTCTAAATAAATCTAGAAAATCTAGAGGAGCGGGCAATGGAGTGTTTGATGCGGAAGCCATAGTTTTATTTTGTTGCCCTAAGATCTTtagagctctgataccacttattggTGTATGGGGGAGTGTAGGAAGTAGAGTGGAGATTAAATGTTTGTTTAGTTGATTAGTTGAAGGTTGATTAGTTGGAGTTTAGTTTAAAGGAATTAGTTTGTGTATTGATTTGTTGTGAATTTGTTGGGATTCACTTGGGTACATAGAAATGGGAGGGGAGGTCCTCTATTTATAGAGCTCCTCCTCATTCTTTTACATCCCAAGAACACTCTAGAATAGGACATTCTAGAGTGGTCTAGGCACGGAACTCTCTAGAGTTCCTTACCACTTATACACGTGTCTAGAAGGTTCtaggttgttctacataaactTAGAACATACATGACTCTTCTACATCCTTTTAGACTCTTCAAGACTCTTCTAGTTGTTTCTACATTATTCTAGCATATTTCGGATAAGTTTTAGAACATTCCGAAAACTTCTAAAATACACTAAAAGTCTCATATTTcaacaattttaattaaattgttTGGAAGCTGAATTTCTCCCTGTATAATACTCTTGTCTTCATCTATTCTAATGAGGTGAGTCAGCCACTTTCTAGTGCATGACCTAGTAAAGTATGTCTTGCCCAAATCTCTACGACTTTCGTTAGCCAAAGATTGTTCAAGGCTATTGTATTTGACAGTGTGTAGGTAGAATGCTTCGGTAGTATAAACCATTGGTCTAACCAAGTGATGCGAGTCTAGTGGCATCGGGTTTAACCTTCAAAGCTTGCCAATgggcaggagttgagaggtcccgtgTTCGAACCCTAGGCTGCGCAAATCATGCGGTTATCGGTCCACCGGGGACTTTAAAAATGCCGGTCCTTCgtacaccaaaaaaaaataaaccaTTGGTCTTTGGTCTTTGTATATTTTCGTCTTATCTATGTTGCTTACCATTATTGTCGCATGAGTTGGAAATGCTTCTCTTTGGGACGTTCAGACACGTTGATTTTGTGAAAAGATTCATATTTTGGCTTAACTGAAGTGCGTAAATATCATCACAACACATGATACGCAGCCAAACTGAACCTAGTTAGATTGACCATGTTTATTTTGACATTCTGTTGACATATATCTATGTTTTGTCCGGTGCTCGTAGGATTATTTTACTTATCAATGGACCTAGTTAGATTGATCAATTGCTTACTGCGAAATAACTGGT
This sequence is a window from Silene latifolia isolate original U9 population chromosome 8, ASM4854445v1, whole genome shotgun sequence. Protein-coding genes within it:
- the LOC141595582 gene encoding uncharacterized protein LOC141595582, with the translated sequence MASASNTPLPAPLDFLDLFRGENYNHWCIKMKLFLRANALWEIVENSLQKQQEGVPTTEATLKKIKEDEINDAKALCFIFNTVSEIICPKIMWASTAKEA